In Lytechinus pictus isolate F3 Inbred chromosome 13, Lp3.0, whole genome shotgun sequence, the DNA window CTATCTCTGGTGGCTTGTTGGTGTCTAGGAGATCGGTGAGGTTGGTGACATCCTCAACCCTCCGGATGCCTTTGCTATCCAGGAGGCCACACTGTTGGACGATGTTGTCTCTGCAGAACTGCTTCATCCCGGCCCCAAGATGCGGAGTCAAACCTGAtttaaataatacatgtacggtatatgatgatgattatagttAAAATAGTGTTGATGATAACAATACTACTACAatgatgattaataataatcatgatgatgatgctgatgacaatgacaatgatgaagatgatgattacgatgacgaatgattataatgatgataataattataataatttcattaaaaggaATTTCTGGAAAGAATATAAAGTATAATAGAAATTTATATACAATGTAGCTTGATCTCTCTAAAAACATTgacccgaattcacaaaggtggttttaaaaccatcggttgaacccatggtttatgcagatttcctataTAAATTACGCatatttaccgcgtatattgaaaaatgtccaatgctgatgagCGCTTTTGTCAGTGCGCCAAaatgacgcctgttgccgtggttatccacgctattttattaatgagtccactattcaaacagtggactcatgaataaaatagcgtattcaaccatggcaacaggcgtcaatttggtgcactgtgacaaaagtgcGTATCAGTATTGGACATTTTTAAATATACGctgtaaataagcgtaatttctacagaaaatttacataaaacaTGGATTTAACCGATGGTTTTataaaccacctttgtgaattcaggcaaCTCTGTTCCAAGTTGCACAATAAAAACGGAAAGAACAAGAGAGTTACAAGTCTAACTTCAGATGACTGAAACAATGAATCAAGTTGCATTGACATGGTACTGAAGAAAACTTACCAATGACACGTGCGATTCCACCATAAGGTTTCCCTACTGTCCAGGCTCCCTTTGGTGCTTTGCTGGCAAGTATACGCTTCTTTTCCAGCAGATACTTCTTGATAATCTCACCAAATCCAGGATGATCACTTGCAGCAAGATGGCATTCATCAATGATCATTGTATGGACTTCACTAAACTCAAGGTCTCCTTCATCAAGGACAACGCTAAGCCGTACGCCTGTCATCATGACAAGGTTAACGGAAGGTTGGTCAAAGACTTCTCGGAACTTGAAAGTGCTGTCCAGGACTACTATAGCACTTGGAGGGAAGACATCTACAAAGGATCTTCGGTGACGTTCCTTGATGGCATCACCAGGAGTAACAAAGAGACATTTGAAGGGCTTTTTGTCCTGTTTCATGAGGCTTAGTTCCCTCTGATGATTACAGACAACTGCGGCAGTCAAGGCCTTTCCGGTACGGCTGGGTGCACATATGATGTAATTGAAGCCCAGGAGTCCTGGTACCCCAAGTTCTTTCTGATATTCAGATAGCTTGCCCTCTGGATCAAATGGCAACTCTGGTTCATTCTTCTTCATTGGATTGGCTTTCTTCTGCAGATGTTGCATCATTTGCTTCTTGATAAGATCATGTTCCGCTGATGATAGAGTTTCAGGATGTTCCTTCATCTTCTCATACAATGTCTTCTCTATCCCTGTGGTCGGGTCATACTCAATTTTagcctcttcctcctccttcctaGCCTTCTCATCACTTAGCTGTTGTGCTACAGCAAGAGCTGGCCATGACCCTTCACTGGATTCAAAAGTACCCACGTCAGAATCTGGCATTTCTTCCTTTTTCGTTGGAAGATTGATGTATTCGTCTTCGAGTTCAACTGGCTCAATGTTGCTTGCACTGGCATCCGACATCCTCCGAGCTTCTGATATCGTCAGAGCTTCGGGTATGTTCCCGTCTTCTGGCATATTTTCAacttcttctatttcttcctCTGATTCAGACTCAATTTCACACTTTTCTTTCTCATCCTCGTCATCTTTCTCTTTATCTTCTTCTCTCTTCTCCTTGTTTACTTGCATCTTAGAAAAATTTTCTGCAACGTCTTCAACCACATCTAATTCGGGACTTTCCATACTCTTGCTACATATGCTATCTTTCTCTGTATCTTTAGAACAGAAAATGTCATTAATTTCATCCAAAGACATGTTTCCTGTTTCTGTACTTATCCTAGTATTCTCTTCATAATCCTTAAGAGAATGAGAAGCAGAAAGAGCCACATCTCCTGACAAAGCACTGCTCGCTGCAGATGACTCGGGTGTTCTGTTGACTGCAGGTGGAGTGTATTCCCGGGATTGCAACGGACTTATTTGGTCAGATTGTGTGGATGTGGTTGATTCAGCCCATGCTGTCTTAGGGTTAACAGGTCGATCTGGTGTCTTTCCAGATGGATGAAGCCAGAgtcccccatcatcatcatcttcttggGTTCCAGAACTCGGCTGAGCAGGAACTGATAGTTGTGCTGATCCTGTAGTTGATTCTGGTTGCACATTGAGGAGTTTTATTTGTTGTATCTTTTGTGATCCTACTTGATCCCTTTCCTTGATACTTGGAAGAGAATCTCTGGATTTGAGGGATGGCTCATCTGACGGATGTTCTACAGGCTGTGCCTGCACTCCACCACCATAGCTGATAACCTGACCACAGGCACCTGCAGGACCTCTTCCAACTTGACCACTGCCTGGAAGAGGAGGAGATCTATCATCAACAGGAGAGTGCTGTTGGATACATGGCTTCTGGTTTGGTGAGACGCCGGGATCAGACTGAACAATCGCACCTGGTCTTTTCCTCAAGGACCCTCGACTTGACTGAGTGGACATCTGGCTGGCTGGGTGGACATTCATTACCTGGGGTTGACCATGTTGGTCACCTGCAACTGCTTCCGCACTTTTTAGGGAACCTGGCACAGACATCAATGCGAATGATTGTGTCATTTCTTCCATTTGCCCTGGTTGCAGTTGAGCTGTAGAGGGGAACGAACgcaagagaaaaacaaaatgaatatcagAATAAGCAAAATGACCACTGTAGCTGTAAGCAATAAAACTAAAATGGAATTTAACAAGTCAAGTGGAATGCCCCTGGCAGTCTTGCATGCATTAAGTGATTCATTAACGGTTTgataaaatactttttaaataatgaacaaaacatAGAATTTTTTATTAGTTAATTGAtcttaaatgatctttgaccttgaccaAGTGACCTAAAATATACTCATGTATTTGATGACTcacaaaaaacaattttaattaattttcatgtaTCATCAAAATACCCAAGTTTAACTAaaggtttcaaaattatatGGAATAATCAAAATCAGTCTTTTGTAACATAGTTTAATTGATACCagctgacctttgacctcagcTTGAAATTACACTGATC includes these proteins:
- the LOC135156389 gene encoding muscle M-line assembly protein unc-89-like encodes the protein MEEMTQSFALMSVPGSLKSAEAVAGDQHGQPQVMNVHPASQMSTQSSRGSLRKRPGAIVQSDPGVSPNQKPCIQQHSPVDDRSPPLPGSGQVGRGPAGACGQVISYGGGVQAQPVEHPSDEPSLKSRDSLPSIKERDQVGSQKIQQIKLLNVQPESTTGSAQLSVPAQPSSGTQEDDDDGGLWLHPSGKTPDRPVNPKTAWAESTTSTQSDQISPLQSREYTPPAVNRTPESSAASSALSGDVALSASHSLKDYEENTRISTETGNMSLDEINDIFCSKDTEKDSICSKSMESPELDVVEDVAENFSKMQVNKEKREEDKEKDDEDEKEKCEIESESEEEIEEVENMPEDGNIPEALTISEARRMSDASASNIEPVELEDEYINLPTKKEEMPDSDVGTFESSEGSWPALAVAQQLSDEKARKEEEEAKIEYDPTTGIEKTLYEKMKEHPETLSSAEHDLIKKQMMQHLQKKANPMKKNEPELPFDPEGKLSEYQKELGVPGLLGFNYIICAPSRTGKALTAAVVCNHQRELSLMKQDKKPFKCLFVTPGDAIKERHRRSFVDVFPPSAIVVLDSTFKFREVFDQPSVNLVMMTGVRLSVVLDEGDLEFSEVHTMIIDECHLAASDHPGFGEIIKKYLLEKKRILASKAPKGAWTVGKPYGGIARVIGLTPHLGAGMKQFCRDNIVQQCGLLDSKGIRRVEDVTNLTDLLDTNKPPEIDTMLLTSSSGSSVKRNFRLVDCNSL